The Entelurus aequoreus isolate RoL-2023_Sb linkage group LG03, RoL_Eaeq_v1.1, whole genome shotgun sequence genome contains the following window.
CACAGAGGACGACGAGGTCAAGTTCAAGTCCTTCTGCCCCAAACACTCAGGACTGGAGGGCGCCGAGTCCAGGGACCCAAACTCTGGAGACGAAGGGGGGGCGGAGGACGTCGGGGGCACAAAAGGCAAGCAGCGAGGAAGGGCGAGAGAGGACAAGGACGCCACCTTGCACCCCGCCCTTCATCGGGACCCGCAGCAGCTGAGCGGCCGCGAGCAGGACAAGCGGGTCAACCTCCGCAAGCTAAAGCTGCAGCAGATGGAGGAAGACTTCTACCAGTTTGTGGATGCCCAGGAGGTGGGTCGCCACCTCAAGATGGTGCCCGAGACGGCGGACTTCCTCTACCAGTACTGGAAGCTGAAGCGCAAGGCCAACTTCAACCAGCCGCTCCTCACGCCCaagaaggaagaggaggagagtctGGCTCGCCGCGAGCACGAGGTGCTGCTGCGACGCTTGCAGCTCTTCACGCACCTCCGCCAAGACCTGGAGAGGGTAGGTGACCACTCGAGAGAGGAACGGGCCTTTGGAGAGGGTTGGTGACCCTGGAAAGGCTGAAAGAAACCAGGCAGGGGTCTTTGGGAGGGTTATAGGACAGGGTAGGGGTCCTCTGAAAAGGGTGAAAGACTGTTGGGTCTAGGAAAGAGCTCAGGTTTTAAGGTGACACCTTTTTAGGTGGCCATCTTTGGGGTTTAAGGGGCCTCTGgagtgggttgctgaccccaagTCCAGTAGCCCTGGGCCCGTCAGGGTGGTTGGCAGACCACAGCGGAGGGCGGGGGTCCTCATCCTCTGCAATAGTTGATCTTGAGagaagaaagtgttaaaaaactTGGCACAAGGAACCCACAGTCTTTAACTTTGACACGCTGCTCCCGCCCCTCAGGTCCGAAACCTGACCTACATGGTGACCCGGCGGGAGAAGATGAAGCGCTCGTTGTGGCGAGTCCAGGAGCAGATCTTCCAGCATCAAGTCCGACTGATTGACTATGAGCTGCTCAGCGGTGAGTCGTCAGGGAATTCTGATGTTGTCGTAAAAAACACTGCTAACGCTTTGACCTCCATTTTGTCACAGCGAGTCCGTCTGAGTCGGACCTGCAGCTCTCCCGGGACCGCCTGTCCTCGCAGGGCTCCCAGATCCCCTGCAGCCGATCCGGACCAAAGACCAAACGAGGGCCGAAGCCGGAGAAGGGGAAATGTCGTGACAGAAAAGCTGTCTCGGACTCGCTGCCCGCGGCGTTCAAGGGAGACGCTCCCGGCAAGACACTGGACTCCAAAAGCTCGCGGGTGAAAGACACGACGCCCGCCGAGGCCGCGAGAAGCCCAAACTCCGACCTGGACTTGCAGCAGCTGAGGTTCTTGAAGCAAGAGGTCGCCCAGGAAAGTGTTGCCTTGAAGATGCACAGAATAGAGGGCAAGAAAGGCATGGCGTTGGAACAGGAAGTGCTGAGCAGGCGGCGGCAAGAGAGCGCCCAGGAGTACGAGGAGAAGCGGAAAAAGAGAAGGAGTGAGGCGACCGAGACCTCAAGCCATACGAAGAACAAGCTTGGTTCCAAACAGCTGGACAAAACTGTCTCCATCAGGCTGGTGGACATCCGGTCCTCGGACTCTGACGTCAACTTTGTAGACGGCGTGACCAGAAGAAGCTCTGCCCCTTCGGACGTGCCCACACACAGCAAGCTCAAAGCCAACGTGGCCTCAGAAGGCGTTCCGGTGGACTTCTCCCGCGCGTCCAACGGGCCTGGGGGCAGTAACCTGAAAGGCTGGGGCAAGTTCCGCATCCCGAAGAGGAGCGACAAGCTCCCGGTGATGAAGGAGAGGACGCCGCTGGCGCAGCAAGACAAGCCGCTGCTCCGTCCGCTCACCAACACGCCGCCGCCATCGCAGCCAAGAACGCGGCACCGCACTGGGACGGAGAACGACGGCGAGGCGGAGCCTTGCTTGAAGCGGTGCCACTCCCACCAGCTGCGGGGAGACTCCTCCCTCAGCCGCCGCTACGGATCCGACATTATCCGCAGGGGTGTGCTGGCGTCCTGAGGGCGACATCCTAGAATAAGCTTCACTGTGTTAGTTGCTAATGAACCACCGCTACACCTTCTTATTTTTGTTCCTGGACAAATGTCCGACTAGagcttatatttattttttatttgagaaGCTAACGTTTGACTTTGTTTCCGGCTCACATTGACAAGCTGAGGTGGCAGCGAGGGACCACCGGTGATTTTTTGTGTCGCTATTCCGAAATCTACTCGTATGCACGGGAGTCGTGCTTTTAGCGACGACGCGACACTGGCCGTTTTGTCAGCTTTTGGACACTCTTGAATCGACAATTGCATTCGCCATCAGCACTTAAGTGTCATTGAATGAGAGCCCGCCTGCGCCACGTGCCTGACTTGTTGGAAGCGTTTGCACTAGGAGAGGGAGGCGTGGGCGAGCaggaatatttttacactgaaaaataaatattttctatCCTTGGCCGCTGCTCTACTACTGTTATGCAAAATGGTGTCTTTTCTTTTGTCTGACAGGAATAAAATCTAGAGGAATGACTTAGGAGTTTTATAAATTGGATTTCCTGTCCCAAAATGCCATAACTATGATAGTTTCACGTGCCTTTTATAGCCACTTGGGGGCGTTGTTTCCCCGTGCCATCCAATTAAAGGTAGAAGCTGAAACACGATCTATGGTAACGTTTTTATTGTAAGAGATGCAGCCATAATTTATTATTTCCATCCAGCAACATTGCCTAAGTTTGACAAGAACAGAAATTTGGACAATGTGAGCCGGAGttaatatttggactttattgTATAATTACAAGCTGGCAAACATTTGTCATGATCCTAAATAGTCTAGTGTAGTGACAACCTATTTACCTACAGTTATATGGCATTTTGTTGGTATCAAATGACAAGATCGAACACAAAAAAGGAAGAAATGTCTATTTACAATAGATGCAACGCTATGAGCACTTATACATTATGTACACATTTAGTCTCTGGTTCACGAGACAGAAATTCATGACATCCACTACGGAGTAGGTTAGTTCGCGTGACGATCGTTAGCTAGCAAAAGAAAACTTCCCGCGCAGAACGATGATGCGTTCATGCACCCTGGGAAAACGGATAATGCTCATTTGACGCTAGTCCTACAATTTAAAGATGACTTTGGAAGAGAAGAGAACaaccaatccatccattttctaccgcttgtccctttcggggtcgcggggggtgctgaacaACCCAAtgattttgaatttaaaaagctATATTTTTACGTGACTATGGTGACATCACAAAATAAATCAGAAGTGACATCAAGACAAAAATCGACCCGAAGAGGCTGTttaaaaatgtctcaaagctcgtTGGTGTCGTTTTAAAAAGACGACTCTGAATATGGAACAAACATTTCTTGGTTGAGCCTTTGAACGTCTCAGTAGTGTTTCGTCACAGggcagccccgcccccttcccaaTAATACCAGCTATTGCCTCAAATAAAACTGAGCACAACATAACCTAacatgtaaattatatatatatatatatatatgtatatatatatatataaataaaaggcaAGCATGGGATGCAAGCTACACCAAAACATCACATATATTTACTATTTAAACTATATATTAGagttaataaaatacatttggCAACGTGTTGGAGAGGTTTTGGTCTTTTATCTGACTAAACTTCCTGGTTGGGTATTTCTTGTCATAGCAGCACAGATGCACTTTCAACAGCAGGTTATGAATCATGACAATTCTGCACATAAATAACATGCTTTGAAAGTATGCTGGAGGAAGAAGGAGCGGGGCCTGATCCAAGATGGCAGCACTTTGACTTTATgacgtttaaaaaagaaaaaggcaTTTTGGTGGTGGTTTGTTGTCTGCAGCGTCGCCACAGGAAGTTAGTTCAGTgcaggaagaaaaagaagaacctgAAGAAGTTGGACGAAGACTTTTTTCATTCCATGGAGTTTTCTGGAAGGTCGCTTAGGCTTCGGCCGCTTTCCTCCTGGAGCGCTTGCCCTTCGCCTCGCCGCCGCGCGCCCTGCCGGCCTTGGCGGACAGGGTGGCGGCGGCCTGGTCCAGCTTGAGGCGTGCCTCCTGCTCATCGTGCTCCATGCAGCAGAGTTGGCTGGCGGGCGGACACGGGCGTAGCGCCCCCTCCTGGTGGGCTTTGCAGAAGGAGTTGGGGCACAGCTGGCAGAAGGCGTCAGAGTTCTTGCCGCAGACGTCGCAGTGGTGCCAAGGACAATCCCAGCGACCTGAGACAGCATGGAGAGTGTCAAACATGCAGCCTGGCGTTAAAGACGCTGTGTTAGGGTGCTCACCGAAGGGCCTCTTGGAGAGGTTGAGGCAGGACAGGTGGAACGCCTTGGTGCACGTCTTCTTGCCGCAGATCACCAGCTGGCCTCCGTCGCCGCAGCGGAAACACTCGTCGTCCGACTTCTTGCCCTCCGCTCGCCTCTTCCTGCACTTGCGCTTCAGCCTTTTGCCTTTGGGCTCGGCCGCGGCTCCGCTTGAGTTCTGCGGAGGTGAGGTGCCGCCACAAACACGTTAGCCCTCGCTAATAAACACAACACAAGcaatctgccagagaataagaaggcgcagcagtgttaaagttaaagtttaagtaccaatgattgtcacacacacactaggtgtggtgaaatttgtcctctgcatttgacatcccgggaatcattttggtaatttaacccccaattccaacccttgatgctgagtgccaagcagggaggtaatgggtcccatttttataatctttgttatgactcggccgtggtttgaacttacaacctaccgatctcgggggggacactaaccactaggccactgagtagtggcCTAGTGTTAATTGGTTAAAAAATTAATCTAGTTACCCCCACTTCTTTTTCTTTCCGTTTCTAAACATTCAGTGTTTCCATTATTGTGGAAAGTGAAGTTCTGCAAAGTTTGGAGGctttttattttatgatttttatgtGCAACGGAAAATAATCAGTTAGCAAAACACTTATATTTAAAAAttcactgtttaaaaaaaaaaaaaagtatagtatacaaattcagtgtttttaaaaaaaaattctggttccaagacaggatcgattgcttcagtcttaatttactggAAGTAGGAAGCAGCAAATGTTTATACATTAAATATTTTAACgctcaatttttatacacttaatttttttaacactgattttttttttatgcactgaattttaatacactgtataaACATGTAGGGTATTAAAAAAAccgttttttaacactgaatattttaaaacacagaatttttaaacaGTTTTTGTACGCAAAatgttttaacactgaattttttaacattaaaaatcAAGTGTTTTATAATCCAGTGCATAAAAATGTTCAAACAGTTTTTGTATACTTAACACTTGATTTTTCTAGACTGATTTTGTACACGCTAAATTTTGAAACACTGAGTTTTTATACAAGCATTCTGCCAACAACtttttttacaatgaagccatcagcataatttaatgtaaaaaagtCTACTATAAAAAGTGATATATTTGTGTAAAAAAACGTTtacaataaagacacaaatgatcCCCTCACCATTTGACTATAATGTTGAACATTAACTGTTCCCAAATTAAGCATGAATGCcattataacataataataacaattagagatgtctgataatatcggcctgccgatattatcggccgataaatgctttaaaatgtaatatcggaaattatcggtatgtgtttatttttttatcggaatcgtttttttttgtttttttttaattaaatcaacataaaaaacacaagatacacttacaattagtgcaccaacccatttacactcattcacacaaaagggttgtttgtttctgttattaatattctggttcctacattatatatcaatatatatcaatacagtctgcaagggacacagtccgtaagcacacatgattgtgcgtgctgctggtccactaatagtactaacctttaacagttaattttactcattttcattaattactagtttctgagtaactatttttatattgttttactttctttttaattcaagaaaatgtttttaatttatttatcttattttattattatttaaaaaaaaggaccttatcttcaccatacctggttttccaaattagacataataatgtgttaattccacgactggatatatcggttgatatcggtatcggtaagtaagagttggacaatatcggatatcggcaaaaaagccattatcggacatccctaataacaaTCAATAATGACATTTAAAGGTATTTTTCATTACTGTAGCACGTATGTCATTGGAAGGTGCAttattttaaaaaggtaaaaaaatatcaaaataaaatatcaatatttGTTAGCAAAAACTGCACTTCACTGAGTATTaaacatcttgaagtgcagtttACCCCAATTACAAAAAAACTGTGGGTTGGATTGTTTTGTTATATTTAATGACATTTGTAATGACTGTTGTATGTTTTGTTATATTTAATGACATTTGTAATGACTGTTGTATGTTTTGTTATATTGAATGACATTTGTCATGCCTCTGGACATTCTTTTTAAGgtcttttaatgctttttaaaggCCTTAATATTCTCAAAATCCATTTGATGCTTGTTATGAATGTAGGTGTgcagcatttaaaaaataattgactTACATAAACCGTATTATTGTCCTGTgacaaataataaaaaagtgaTGAATTTTGAAGGTCCAGCTCTTCACTACAAAAGATTTTGGGTATGAGCGTTTCTCTTCAAAATGTCCTGAAGATGTGAAAAAGGTGTCGTTAAAAGAAAAAGCACGTTAGAACAAGGTGAGATCATTCTTTCGTGAAATTAGCGTAGGAAGTgacggacaatgtgagtaaacgCCGTGATTGGCCCGACTCGATCAGGAAGAGGAAGTCGGTGAGTGGAAAAAGTGCGAAGCGATCAATTTGGAAGATATTTGTCAGATAAATGTCAGACTTTTATTTCAATCAACTATTTACTCACCATAGATTTTCTCAGGCAAGTTTTGTATTTTCATGTTTTTGCAAACGTGACAACTGCATCTTAAATGACACTGACAAAAAGTAGGCAGCAGTATTTTGATGGGCTGTTTTCCTTTACCTTGGGTCGATCTCCCAGGAAGCCGCTGCAGTTGGGAGCGCCGCAGCGACACACCGTCTTCTCGTTGCCCAGACAGTCCAAGTTGTAGTTGAAGGTCAGCTCGGTTCCTGCCACAAGAACATTTGTTTGCTGGTGGAATCACACGGCAAAATCTACAACACGATGTATATTTGAACGATACATCCATctgtcttcttctgcttatccgaggccaggtggcgggggcagcagcccaagcccaaacttccctctccccagataCTTCCTCCAAGGCTATGTAAAGCACGATAAATAGTATTTTGTATGTAAACGATTTTAGAAACATCCCCATTTGGGAATGGTCAGTTTATCTTCAACATCCACACTATTATTACAATGTCATACTTCACATATtcttattacagcatgtccgaaaaggagtaggaagaagcagagtttactTAAACCTAACCCAGTTTTATTTGTACTCCGTTTGTAAGACAACTATGAAGAAATGCATGAGTAAATGAAGAacgattaaatacataaataggcAATAATTAAAGTTGTCATAAATAATTATGGTTCAAAGTGTATAGTAAATATGTCCTTTTTTAATAAGATTCAAAATgtctatcaggattcttcttctttgtgaaGACATatcgttgctggttactggggttcaatccccaccttctaccatcctagtcacgtccgttgtgtccttgggcaagacacttcacccttgctcctgatggctgctggttagcgccttgcatggcagctcaagccatcagtgtgtgaatgtgtgtgtgaatgggtgaatgtggaaatactgtcaaagcgctttgagtaccttgaaggtagaaaagcgctatacaagtataacccatttattatcatttatgaaTCCAATCCATCATTTAATTCAATATACTGACatgctgaaggtcttaagtgttgtacgtgcgtacaagtGTTTTAAGTTAGATTTTGTTAAGAAAAAGTGTTGAAAATTCTTGGCTAGCAAGTTATATTTTGCTTTGTATATCATTTTAGCTATTTGCAGATTCACTATATCATTCAAATGTCAATATTTTAAATTCCATAAATTAAGTGTTTGAGTGTTctctatatgcaacattttgtattattctaactgaccttttttgcaACACGGTGAGtgaataaagtgtacttttgtagttatttccctaaTTTCTACACATTACATTCAATGCGGTTGTATCAATTTCTATCATTCTTCTACTTGTTCATAGCTGCTTACTTCCTACCTACAATTCTGTTCAAACGTAAttctcacttattcttctcttgtttggacaCTGTACTTTAGTTTGGGCCGATACTGCACATGTGGGCATCGATCCGATACAGAGTAGTGATAGTGTTGGTCATATCGATGCTGACACTTCACATGTTGGACATCTTTGAACGATTGAATGTTTGATCACAATTAGAATCAGTCAAAACAGAAtgcaacaatatcaattaaatatttcctACTAATGGCTCTGATTTGaatcatttggtttttgcccttaaagtccaGAGATTATAAACAACGACTAaacattttgtgatgataaaaaatatcgatctaaccactgtagtattgaccataCACTGATGATtgacttggtatcgttactgtccaTATTTGTATCACTCTGTTCAAGAGCTATAGCTTAGCAGTTAGCGGTTAGCatttcctcctacggtgtgtggtgtagcatgtttagctagttcTCGTCGTCTGGAAGAAGAAGTATTTATTTGCCGACGTGATTGCTGATTTAGAAACAGCTGACCTGAGGGAGGAGAGGACACGCGTTTGTTCGCTTTTCTTCGTCAAATTTGCTTGACCCAGctagtgtcatcaacatgcattatcacgatagtattaaaagctctatcgtcggcAGGATAATATGATTTAGATTTTGAGTGCAAAGACCTGATGGGATGTCGCAGACGGCGAACAAGCCGACCCGTGTGTCGCCGTTGACGGTCCACTTCTGCGTCTCGCAGTTAGGCTGACAGCTGTGGTTCATGAAGCGAGAGAAGTTTCCTTTCGGACCGGCGTCGATGATTCGGTCCTTTGAGGAAGAAGACGAAGCGTTAATATCCTGCGGTGACGGCGGTGTACGTTTG
Protein-coding sequences here:
- the jade1 gene encoding protein Jade-1 — encoded protein: MKRSRRPSSSDDSDNGSNSTCWSQHSSQARRGARQKPSEVFRTDLITAMKVPDSYQLNPEDYYVLADPWRQEWEKGVQVPVSPQSIPQPMARALAEKGKEVMFVRPKKLIRTSGAQVLGYVDIRTLAEGMCRYDLNEEDVAWLQVANQEFVKLALPPLDEMAMERAMEELERRCHESMTHATETEEGLGIEYDEDVVCDVCQSPDGEDNNEMVFCDKCNICVHQACYGIQKVPKGSWLCRICALGITPKCQLCPKKGGAMKPTRSGTKWVHVSCALWIPEVSIGNPEKMEPITNVSHIPSNRWALICCLCKDKTGACIQCSAKNCRVAFHVTCGLHAGLEMKTLLTEDDEVKFKSFCPKHSGLEGAESRDPNSGDEGGAEDVGGTKGKQRGRAREDKDATLHPALHRDPQQLSGREQDKRVNLRKLKLQQMEEDFYQFVDAQEVGRHLKMVPETADFLYQYWKLKRKANFNQPLLTPKKEEEESLARREHEVLLRRLQLFTHLRQDLERVRNLTYMVTRREKMKRSLWRVQEQIFQHQVRLIDYELLSASPSESDLQLSRDRLSSQGSQIPCSRSGPKTKRGPKPEKGKCRDRKAVSDSLPAAFKGDAPGKTLDSKSSRVKDTTPAEAARSPNSDLDLQQLRFLKQEVAQESVALKMHRIEGKKGMALEQEVLSRRRQESAQEYEEKRKKRRSEATETSSHTKNKLGSKQLDKTVSIRLVDIRSSDSDVNFVDGVTRRSSAPSDVPTHSKLKANVASEGVPVDFSRASNGPGGSNLKGWGKFRIPKRSDKLPVMKERTPLAQQDKPLLRPLTNTPPPSQPRTRHRTGTENDGEAEPCLKRCHSHQLRGDSSLSRRYGSDIIRRGVLAS